In the genome of Schistocerca gregaria isolate iqSchGreg1 chromosome 11, iqSchGreg1.2, whole genome shotgun sequence, one region contains:
- the LOC126295237 gene encoding uncharacterized protein LOC126295237 — MSEHIYDYLFPYIIVNHHTVSANLNCDLSQLSYVGCVSLRHCYFCYFRDFCDFCDLPPYEKVKSAHRKLHLNKSVIGARTTFQSIGKLITQNIIVNRSGEIATASSDRFRQTSDTVLTLDYWLLYVSIHIEAV, encoded by the exons atgtcggaACACATCTACGATTATTTATTTCCGTATATAATTGTCAATCACCACACAG TATCTGCTAATctgaactgtgatttgtcgcagttaagctACGTAGGTTGCGTATCCCTCCGACAttgctatttctgctacttccgcgatttctgtgacttctgcgacttaccaccgtatgaaaaagttaaatctgcccacagaaaattgcatctcaacaaatctgtcattg gtgcccgaactacatttcagtcaatcggtaaattgataactcaaaatatcattgtcaacagatctggagaaattgccactgcgtcttcagaccgttttcgtcagacgagtg acacagttctgactcttgattactggttgctgtacgtatctatccacatcgaGGCTGTTTAG